The Rhabdothermincola salaria genome segment CGACAACTCGCGAGGTCAACCGGGTCGCGACAGGTCGGCGACGTCGGTGACGGTCCTGGTCGAGCCGGCCTCGGTCAGCTCCAGCGCCACCGTGCCGGTGCGCAGGTCGATCGTGGCCACGACCGAGTCGTCACCTCGCCACGCCAGGATCAGCTCGTGGTCGGCGCCCGGCTCCACCGAGAAGGCGCCCTGTTCGAACAGGGCGGCGGCCCCGCGCCGCCAGCGCAGCAGGGCGAGGAGGCGCTGCACCACCGGGCGCTCGACCGCGGCGGTGATCTCGGCGTCGGTGTAGTGGTGGCGGTTGATGTCGCGTCCCACGCCGGTGTGGGCCAGCAGCTCCATGTCGTTGGTCCCGGCCAGGGCGCCGACGTAGTAGATCTGCGGCACCCCGGGCACGAGCACCTGGATCAGCCGGGCGGCCAGGTAGCGGGCGTCGTCGCGACCCAAGGCGTCGTAGAAGCTGCAGTTGACCTGGTACACGTCGAGGTTGTCGGCTGCCTCGCCGGTGGCCAGCCGGCTGGCTCCACCGCTGCGCCGGTGGATCTCCTCCACGAGCCCGTCGATCTGCTCCTGGGTCAACAGGCCGGGGCGGGAGTGGTCGGACTGGTCACGACCGACGTCGATGACCCCGATCCCGTCGTGGGTGTCAAGCACCGTCACGGCGTTGGTGGGACGAACGGAGAGCCATCGCACGAGCCCTTCGTTGCTGCCACGGAACAGCGCGTCGAGCACCAGCGGGGGGAGGGCGAAGTCGTAGACCCAGTCGACGTGGCCGGCGATGTCGATCTGGGTCCGGTGGTGGCCGTGGACCTCGACGAGCATCTCGAGGCCACGAGCGCGGCACGCGTCGGCCAGCTGGTCGATGAAGACGAACGTCTCGGGGATCATGAACGACGAGGTTCCGGGGCCCTTGACGGCATAGCCCACGGCGTCGAGGCGGACCAGGCCCACCCC includes the following:
- the gtfA gene encoding sucrose phosphorylase, yielding MRNEPQLIAYADRFGGDLAGLGSLLDGPLAGAFGGVHVLPFFHPIDGADAGFDPIDHTTVDARLGTWDDVAALGADRELVADLIVNHVSARSPQFLDWAARGESSPYDGMFLTYESVYPEGATEADLLATYRPRPGMSFSVKGVAGERRLVWTTFTSEQVDVDVGHPATREYLHAILDRFAACGVGLVRLDAVGYAVKGPGTSSFMIPETFVFIDQLADACRARGLEMLVEVHGHHRTQIDIAGHVDWVYDFALPPLVLDALFRGSNEGLVRWLSVRPTNAVTVLDTHDGIGVIDVGRDQSDHSRPGLLTQEQIDGLVEEIHRRSGGASRLATGEAADNLDVYQVNCSFYDALGRDDARYLAARLIQVLVPGVPQIYYVGALAGTNDMELLAHTGVGRDINRHHYTDAEITAAVERPVVQRLLALLRWRRGAAALFEQGAFSVEPGADHELILAWRGDDSVVATIDLRTGTVALELTEAGSTRTVTDVADLSRPG